In one window of Alphaproteobacteria bacterium DNA:
- the tilS gene encoding tRNA lysidine(34) synthetase TilS: protein MPEATDVSPVGSGEFADLMTRIGPFERDPAIAVACSGGADSMALTVLLQDWVRARGGSLTALIVDHAIRPESATEARRVSGWLAARKIDHEVLAWRGAPIASGVQAAARTARYALLSAWCEARDCLHLAVAHHLEDQAETVLLRLARGSGVDGLSAMAPVTESRALRIVRPLLSMPRARLRETLKALDLDHVEDPSNRNDTFARVRMRMLVPALDDEGMTPLRLAATAAHMARVRESLDDATAGLLARTFVLYDAGYGILNPRKLIAAPREIGLRALAGILTCIGGGGYAPRFDRLERLYDMIDTIPGGGGRTLAGCRVLGRRAGVLVCREVAAIRAAVQPASGPVFWDNRFRMDFAEGGSAVVMALGRDGWLDIASVAPELKHSQIPAAVRPTLPAIWENKRVLAVPHLGFIRPGRGPAVPVPEKMRFAPLRPLVSPRFTLH from the coding sequence ATGCCTGAAGCAACGGACGTATCGCCGGTCGGCAGCGGGGAGTTTGCCGACCTGATGACCCGCATCGGACCGTTCGAACGCGATCCCGCCATTGCGGTCGCCTGTTCCGGCGGCGCGGACAGTATGGCGCTGACCGTCCTGCTGCAGGATTGGGTCCGGGCGCGGGGCGGGTCGCTGACGGCGTTGATCGTCGATCACGCCATCCGCCCGGAATCCGCTACCGAGGCGCGGCGGGTGTCCGGCTGGCTCGCGGCCCGAAAGATCGATCACGAGGTACTGGCCTGGCGCGGCGCACCGATCGCCTCCGGGGTGCAGGCGGCGGCGCGGACGGCGCGTTACGCCCTGCTGTCCGCATGGTGCGAGGCCCGCGACTGCCTGCACCTCGCGGTTGCGCATCACCTGGAAGACCAGGCGGAAACGGTCCTGCTGCGGCTGGCGCGGGGCAGCGGCGTGGACGGCCTGTCAGCGATGGCGCCCGTCACCGAATCCCGCGCGCTGCGGATCGTCCGCCCGCTGCTGTCGATGCCGCGGGCCCGGCTGCGCGAAACCCTGAAGGCCCTGGACCTGGATCATGTGGAGGACCCCTCCAACCGGAACGACACATTTGCGCGGGTCCGGATGCGCATGCTGGTCCCCGCCCTGGACGACGAGGGCATGACGCCATTGCGGCTTGCCGCCACGGCGGCACATATGGCGCGCGTTCGCGAAAGCCTGGACGATGCCACTGCCGGCCTGCTGGCCCGGACGTTCGTCCTGTACGATGCCGGATACGGCATTCTGAACCCCAGGAAGCTTATCGCCGCGCCCAGGGAAATCGGATTGCGGGCGCTGGCCGGCATTCTGACCTGTATTGGCGGCGGCGGATACGCGCCCCGTTTCGACCGCCTGGAGCGGCTGTACGACATGATCGATACGATCCCCGGCGGCGGCGGCCGGACGCTGGCGGGATGCCGGGTCCTGGGGCGCCGGGCCGGCGTTCTTGTCTGCCGCGAGGTTGCGGCAATCCGCGCGGCCGTGCAGCCGGCTTCGGGCCCGGTCTTCTGGGACAACCGGTTCCGGATGGATTTTGCGGAAGGCGGCAGCGCCGTCGTCATGGCGCTCGGGCGTGACGGATGGCTGGATATCGCGTCCGTGGCGCCGGAACTGAAACATTCGCAAATTCCCGCCGCCGTCCGGCCGACTCTGCCGGCCATCTGGGAAAACAAGCGGGTTCTGGCCGTGCCGCATCTGGGTTTTATCCGTCCAGGGCGAGGGCCGGCTGTCCCGGTGCCGGAAAAAATGCGCTTTGCGCCCCTCCGGCCACTGGTTTCGCCACGGTTTACATTGCATTAG
- the ybgF gene encoding tol-pal system protein YbgF produces the protein MTQTTISDAGTAHTATRNGFAVLWSSLCRNGMVAALAVCIVGAANPAIVAAQESLADQVNRLRRDLEDVQSYLYRSTNIPKSSGAGAHNPESTALLQRQILEMQGQMRDLTGQIEKLRFDVRTVGDRLDKLVGDVDLRLQALESGTVARGRSEAYPAATPSEGARQVPADAGDSGTTIISSETVTGNQLPPGTKLLGTVDPNMVESTSEGQARQTSESTRTSALPRNGVLPEGTIQEQYQYAFKLLQQRDYANAEAALRQFVEEHPSDDLTGNAMYWMGETFYVRKDFPEAARVFLDAYQRFPNGNKAADNLFKLARSLSEIGENASSCTTYRELLKSYPNANERILDNARSDMSRLNCS, from the coding sequence ATGACACAAACCACAATATCGGACGCCGGAACCGCGCACACCGCAACCCGTAACGGGTTTGCGGTTCTTTGGTCGTCGCTTTGCCGGAACGGCATGGTGGCGGCGCTGGCCGTCTGTATCGTCGGCGCGGCGAATCCGGCCATTGTGGCGGCGCAGGAAAGCCTTGCCGATCAGGTAAACCGGTTACGGCGCGACCTGGAGGACGTGCAGTCGTATCTCTACCGGTCGACCAATATTCCCAAATCTTCGGGCGCCGGCGCACATAACCCTGAATCGACCGCTCTGCTGCAACGCCAAATTCTTGAAATGCAGGGGCAGATGCGGGATCTGACCGGGCAGATCGAAAAACTGCGCTTCGATGTGCGCACCGTCGGCGATCGCCTGGACAAGCTGGTCGGAGATGTCGATTTGCGGCTCCAGGCGCTGGAATCCGGAACAGTCGCGCGCGGTCGGTCGGAAGCGTATCCGGCGGCGACGCCGTCCGAAGGCGCGCGGCAGGTGCCGGCCGACGCCGGGGATAGCGGTACGACAATCATTTCGTCGGAGACCGTCACGGGAAACCAGTTGCCACCCGGCACGAAACTGCTGGGGACGGTCGACCCGAACATGGTCGAATCGACCAGCGAGGGGCAAGCGCGGCAGACTTCCGAATCGACCCGGACCAGCGCTCTGCCGCGAAACGGGGTGCTGCCGGAAGGAACCATACAGGAACAATACCAGTATGCGTTCAAGCTGTTGCAGCAGCGCGACTATGCGAACGCGGAAGCGGCGCTCCGCCAGTTTGTCGAAGAGCATCCCTCGGATGACCTGACGGGGAACGCGATGTACTGGATGGGCGAAACCTTCTACGTAAGGAAGGATTTCCCGGAAGCCGCCCGCGTGTTCCTGGATGCCTATCAGCGGTTTCCCAATGGCAACAAGGCGGCCGACAATCTGTTCAAGCTCGCGCGGTCATTGTCCGAAATCGGCGAAAATGCATCGTCATGTACGACATACAGGGAACTGTTGAAGTCCTATCCGAACGCGAACGAGCGGATACTCGACAATGCGCGCAGCGATATGAGCCGCCTCAACTGCTCCTGA